GCAGGACATGATCCACAGATACAGTCGTCATCTTATGCTTCCTTCCTTTGGTGTTGAAGGTCTtctcttcaatattttatatccTTGCTTATCATGCTACATTAGCTTAACTATATTTTACTTAACGAAGGAATAATCGTATTCATTGCATATGTATGCTCAAGTATTAAATATAGTACAGTTTCATGTTGCAATTGCTTTATGGTAACCATAACAATTGGTATTCTTGATGTGTTGCTTTTTGCCATGTGTTGGGAAAAATAGACATCAGACATAGAACTCTGTTTGCTaatctgttttatttttgtggAAAATGTTCACAACTTTTTGCGTTTGTCGGGAGCAGGGCAGGCAAATCTGTTGAAGTCATCGATTTTGGTTGTGGGAGCTGGTGGATTGGGTGCGCCTGCATTGTTATACTTTGCAGCTGCTGGTGTTGGTAAATATCACTTTTTTAAGTATCGTTCTTGTTTTAGTCTATACAATTTTGAAgcttactttttaaaatttacactCAGGGCGCTTGGGTATTGTTGATCATGACGTGGTTGAGCTGAATAATATGCATAGGCAGGTACAGTATTGTCTGTTTTTCCCTCTCACCCCTTTTAGGCATAGCAGCTGCAACATGTACCTTGTGTATTTTTCATATGTTTGTGTCTGGCATCAGCTTTTGGGTGTTTACACTTTTACGAGTACATATGTTAGTGTGTCTTGCTTCTGTGTTTGTGTTCATtcactgtttttcttttaacttcACTACGAGATTATTAGTTTTGACAAGTTCTTACTTTGTTTCAGGTTATCCACACAGAAGCATATGTTGGTAAGCCAAAAGTGAAATCTGCCGCTGCTGCTTGTCTCTCGTATGTTGCTCTCTGACCTACTACTATTCATCACATCAATTTTTTGTGGACAAACCGAAAATGAACCCtcattagaattttttttttcaaattattgaaTCATCATTGTCCTTGGAACTAAGATGTTTTGAATGTTAGGGTCAACTCCACTATTGAAGTTGTGGAACATGAAGAAGCTTTGCGGACTTCTAACGCTTTGGAAATTCTTAGCAAGTATAATTTCTATAATCTTATTAATCTTTGTTTTTGCTTTAGGCCTCTTCCTTCTATGCTTGCATTTAACTTTCAATGTTATGACTAACtctgtttttctttgttttgattatGCGAATTTGGTAGATATGATATAATTGTAGATGCAACAGATAATGCTCCTACCAGGTACCTGATCAGTGATTGCTGCGTGCTACTAGGAAAGGTAAGTGTCAATGTTTTGATGTATGAGCAAATTTAATTGATACCACATGGGCCTTTTCAATTGTTATTCTAAGATTTTGGCCTCCCTGAATGCAACTCCGAAGTCAGCATTATTTTGTATGATGTTgacattcattaaaaaaaaaggaagttaTGCTTGCTCCTACGCTGTTGCCTACTAATAATTTCAAAGTGTACCTGTCATGAgttattatctttaaaatatttgtaatcaCTAggcatcaatttttttataaatttgaaaaattgcAATTATCTGGTTTTATTTTATAGCTATGTGGATAATGTGATTTAAGGGAcaacttattaattattttcatatgatGCAGCCTCTTGTCTCAGGTGCTGCGTTGGGAATGGAGGGGCAGGTACATGtctaaattctttttttattcgaGTATTTAAGTTGCATAATGCTTTATGCAGGACAAATCATCATGTATGCTTGATTATGTCgcataatttaagttttaacaATGGAAACTTATGCTTCAGCTTACTGTCTACAATTACAAAGGTGGTCCGTGCTATAGATGCCTCTTTCCGTTGCCACCACCTAGAACGGCATGCCAAAGTTGTGCTGAGGGTGGAGTTCTTGGAGTAGGTAAATTTACTAGTGCTTTTGTGAACTGaatcaattttacttttcattgCCAATCTAGGAGATGTTTACATAAGAAACAATGCCAACCAAAAGACAATTCTTCTGATCTCCTGTGTTCATTGCAAAGTTGAGTCATTGATTTGAGGTAATGTATACTTAAATTATCGGTGACAACTAGGTATTTAGTCTGATTGTGATTCCTTTCTGCCAAATCTGTCTCTATAAATGGGGAAGTATCTTTATGTTTTAAGCCATCAAGTTTAACTGAAGAAGGGACGGTTTTTTGTAGATTCACTGGTTCACAACCAGCTTAAGagtttttctaatattttaaatggtACTATACTATACAAGGAAGGAAATTTAAAATGGGGAATCAAAGGGTCAAGAGGTTTAATAAGAATGGCAAGCCAGAAGGGTGATGTAAGGCATATTGCGATTTATTCTTTGTTTAGCATGAAGGTGCCCTTTAGTGAGACTTATTGGCTAAGATTcaatttgttttgaatgtttaagttgtttcatttatatttcattttgcTAAACTATGATCCATAGATACTGGACTTTTTATCATCTATGTCAATAATGGTGAATATTTATCATTCAACTTGCTTTACTTCTCATTagtacctttttattttttgtctggCTACTCTTCTGTTTTTTTTGACATTTGCCTCTTATCATTTTCAGTTCCTGGTATAATCGGCTGTCTACAGGCTCTTGAGGCTATTAAGATTGCGGCTGCTGTTGGTGAACCACTCTCAGGAAGGATGCTTCTCTTGGATGCATTGTCTGGAAGGATTCGTATTGTATGTTAGGAACTCCAATGTCTATTAACACAATCTTGCTAACACcctctattttttattaaaatttattggaaaGAGCAATTTTTGGTAGGCTCCACTTATTCTCTCACCCGATTTAAAAGGGAAACCCAAGTTATGATTTGTAATAAATTCAACCCATAAAGAACAGGGGAGGGGGGTGGGGTTGGGGTGGTACCTGATGAGTGATTTTAGTATTCATACTAATTTTTCTGTCATCTATTAAATTGAGACTTGTAATATTTACAGTTCTAAACCGTGTTGTAACTATGCTATCGCAAAGTAAAGATATAATTGATGAAATCTCATTATTTGTTTGAATGTTTTTCCTCTAATAGTAcactgaatatacatgagtc
This window of the Vigna angularis cultivar LongXiaoDou No.4 chromosome 7, ASM1680809v1, whole genome shotgun sequence genome carries:
- the LOC108336258 gene encoding adenylyltransferase and sulfurtransferase MOCS3, giving the protein MSASEILRELDSLKDAKAKIEHKISALEAQLREINLRNDAAPSNGSSYPSSYPSNGLTQDMIHRYSRHLMLPSFGVEGQANLLKSSILVVGAGGLGAPALLYFAAAGVGRLGIVDHDVVELNNMHRQVIHTEAYVGKPKVKSAAAACLSVNSTIEVVEHEEALRTSNALEILSKYDIIVDATDNAPTRYLISDCCVLLGKPLVSGAALGMEGQLTVYNYKGGPCYRCLFPLPPPRTACQSCAEGGVLGVVPGIIGCLQALEAIKIAAAVGEPLSGRMLLLDALSGRIRIVKIRGRSMHCEACGENATFTKQKFQEFDYEKFTETPLRVPPLKLHLLPSESRISSKEYSEIILKKEPHVLVDVRPAHHFKIVSLPKSLNIPLSTLESRLPEISAALKKEEDSGLVSGSGAQLYVVCRRGNDSQRAVQCLHKMGFTSAKDIVGGLESWAYNVDPKFPTY